From a region of the Sulfuriferula plumbiphila genome:
- a CDS encoding DUF485 domain-containing protein, which yields MTTTKMNWRAIDADPRFQALHRKKSRFLWGLMIFSMIYYFLLPIGTAYFQEIFKIKVWGPVNIGLLFALSEFVVAWLVAYIYSRKANTEFDAMAQDIVNDAHNLGA from the coding sequence ATGACCACCACCAAAATGAACTGGCGGGCGATTGATGCTGATCCCCGCTTCCAGGCATTACACCGCAAAAAAAGCCGGTTTCTGTGGGGCTTGATGATTTTTTCGATGATCTATTACTTTCTGCTGCCGATCGGCACAGCGTATTTCCAGGAAATATTCAAAATCAAGGTATGGGGGCCAGTCAATATCGGCCTCCTGTTCGCATTGTCCGAGTTTGTGGTGGCGTGGCTGGTTGCCTATATCTATTCGCGCAAGGCCAACACCGAATTCGACGCCATGGCACAAGACATCGTCAACGACGCGCACAACCTGGGAGCCTGA
- a CDS encoding solute symporter family protein: MRILNNMPQWLGLILLSIFSNAARAGEGAVSAEYKWITFAVFGSIIALTMAITYWAAKRTHTAVEFYAANRSISGLQNGWAIAGDYLSAASFLGIAGLISLYGYDGFMYSVGFLMAYITVLLVIAEPCRNIGKYTLGDILAFRNDPKKAKTIAAITTITVSIFYLTAQMVGGGILVKTLIGIDYEVSVIAVGLLMLAYVVFGGMVATTWVQIVKAVLLVAASVVLVVLVWAPYGFSLPGFLNGVVHYEGVQQQVAKLLGSAATNMTPEELGQRFLEPGLFLKSPIDQISLGLALVLGTAGLPHILMRFFTVPNAKEARKSVMWAMVIIGGFYLLTLFLGLGAAINVGPANIAALDKGGNMAAPILAQYLGGGAHSMLGNFFLAFVAAVAFATIVAVVAGLVLASASAMAHDIYVGVIRGDHATPDEQVKAARISTLIVGIIAIVIGIAAKGQNVAHLVGMAFAVAASSNLPAVLLTLHWKRCNTGGVVLGMLVGAITAIALVMVSPNMTYPKDVVKAANKVLQGEPAVEAKPAVAAQPGEGFVCELFAACKKSEPAKPATLARPATPGAVEKLATLSTQLASITDAAEIAKTRNEIDKLEKAIKKARDDLKQYEGKTSIVGLEKPFFLLKNPGLISIPLGFLMVVMGSLLYRDPHAAEMWDEIYVRQNTGIHAH, from the coding sequence ATGCGAATTCTGAACAATATGCCCCAATGGCTGGGACTCATCCTGCTCAGCATTTTTAGCAATGCCGCCCGCGCCGGTGAAGGGGCGGTCAGCGCGGAATACAAATGGATCACCTTCGCGGTGTTCGGCAGCATCATCGCGCTGACCATGGCCATTACCTACTGGGCAGCCAAACGCACCCATACCGCGGTTGAGTTTTATGCTGCCAACCGCTCTATTTCGGGTTTACAGAACGGCTGGGCGATTGCCGGTGACTACCTGTCCGCCGCCTCCTTCCTGGGCATCGCCGGCCTGATCTCCCTCTATGGTTACGATGGCTTCATGTACTCGGTGGGCTTTCTGATGGCCTACATCACCGTGCTGCTGGTGATTGCCGAGCCGTGTCGCAATATCGGCAAATACACCCTGGGCGACATCCTGGCGTTCCGCAATGACCCGAAGAAGGCCAAGACCATCGCTGCCATTACCACCATCACCGTGTCCATCTTCTATCTGACCGCCCAGATGGTGGGTGGCGGAATACTGGTCAAAACCCTGATCGGCATCGATTACGAGGTGTCGGTCATCGCAGTGGGCTTGCTGATGCTGGCCTATGTGGTGTTTGGCGGCATGGTCGCCACCACCTGGGTACAGATCGTCAAAGCCGTACTGCTGGTGGCTGCCTCCGTCGTCCTGGTGGTACTGGTGTGGGCGCCGTACGGCTTCAGCCTGCCCGGCTTTCTGAACGGCGTGGTTCATTATGAGGGGGTGCAGCAACAGGTCGCCAAGCTGCTGGGTTCTGCGGCAACCAATATGACCCCCGAGGAGCTGGGGCAGCGTTTCCTGGAGCCCGGTCTGTTCCTGAAGAGCCCGATCGACCAGATATCCCTGGGCCTGGCGCTGGTGCTGGGCACCGCCGGCCTGCCCCATATCCTGATGCGTTTCTTCACCGTGCCGAACGCCAAGGAAGCGCGCAAGTCCGTGATGTGGGCCATGGTCATCATCGGCGGCTTCTACCTGCTGACCTTGTTCCTCGGTCTGGGTGCAGCCATCAACGTGGGCCCCGCCAACATCGCAGCACTGGACAAGGGCGGCAACATGGCAGCACCCATTCTGGCCCAGTACCTGGGCGGAGGTGCGCATTCCATGCTCGGCAATTTCTTCCTCGCCTTTGTGGCGGCCGTCGCTTTCGCCACCATCGTCGCCGTGGTGGCCGGCCTGGTGCTCGCCTCCGCTTCCGCGATGGCCCACGATATTTATGTGGGTGTCATCCGCGGCGACCATGCGACACCGGATGAGCAGGTAAAAGCGGCGCGGATATCCACATTGATCGTGGGCATCATCGCCATTGTCATCGGCATCGCTGCCAAAGGCCAGAACGTGGCTCACCTGGTTGGCATGGCCTTCGCCGTGGCCGCCTCGAGCAATCTGCCAGCAGTGCTCCTCACCCTGCACTGGAAACGCTGCAACACTGGCGGCGTGGTCCTGGGTATGCTGGTGGGTGCGATTACCGCCATTGCCCTGGTCATGGTTTCGCCCAACATGACCTACCCCAAGGACGTGGTGAAAGCCGCCAACAAGGTGCTGCAGGGCGAGCCCGCTGTAGAAGCCAAACCTGCCGTGGCAGCACAGCCTGGCGAAGGTTTTGTGTGCGAACTGTTTGCCGCGTGCAAAAAATCCGAGCCGGCCAAACCTGCGACCCTGGCCAGGCCCGCCACGCCTGGTGCAGTGGAGAAGCTGGCTACGCTCAGCACCCAACTGGCCAGCATCACCGACGCTGCGGAAATTGCCAAAACCAGAAACGAAATCGACAAGCTGGAGAAGGCCATTAAAAAAGCCCGGGATGACCTGAAACAGTACGAAGGAAAGACCAGCATCGTCGGTCTGGAAAAGCCCTTCTTTCTGCTCAAGAACCCTGGGCTGATTTCCATCCCGCTGGGTTTTCTGATGGTGGTTATGGGTTCGCTGCTATATCGCGACCCACATGCGGCGGAAATGTGGGACGAGATTTATGTGCGCCAGAACACCGGCATCCACGCCCACTGA
- a CDS encoding MBL fold metallo-hydrolase produces the protein MIFRQLFEPVSSTYTYLLGCEETGQALLIDPVLPTWQRDLAEINALGLKLAYTIDTHIHADHISAARKLKQEAGSRIAHPALDQLSCADELLEDGKPFTVGGITLAPLHTPGHTDHHFAYAVEGRVLTGDALLIDGCGRTDFQNGDAPTLYRSVHDKLFTLAEDTLVYPAHDYQGRRVSSIGQEKTRNPRLGGNKPLAEFVEIMANLKLAYPKFIDYAVPGNRECGQCPSGVPEDLQQYCEQVRVSRQG, from the coding sequence ATGATTTTCCGACAGTTGTTTGAACCGGTTTCCAGCACTTATACTTATCTGCTGGGCTGTGAGGAGACTGGCCAGGCGCTGCTGATTGATCCGGTATTGCCAACCTGGCAACGCGATCTGGCCGAGATCAACGCACTCGGGCTCAAGCTGGCTTACACCATTGATACACATATCCACGCCGACCATATCAGTGCGGCGCGCAAGCTCAAGCAGGAGGCAGGCAGCCGCATTGCCCATCCGGCGCTGGATCAGTTGTCGTGCGCCGATGAATTGCTGGAGGACGGCAAGCCGTTCACGGTAGGAGGCATCACGCTCGCTCCCCTGCATACTCCAGGCCACACCGATCACCATTTTGCCTATGCCGTGGAGGGGCGCGTGCTGACCGGAGACGCTTTGCTGATTGACGGCTGCGGCCGCACCGATTTTCAGAATGGCGATGCGCCGACCTTGTACCGCAGCGTGCATGACAAGCTGTTCACGCTGGCGGAAGATACCCTGGTGTACCCTGCGCATGACTATCAGGGACGACGCGTGTCCAGCATCGGCCAGGAAAAAACCCGCAATCCGCGCCTGGGCGGCAATAAGCCGCTCGCTGAATTCGTCGAGATCATGGCCAATCTGAAGCTGGCCTATCCCAAATTCATTGACTATGCGGTGCCCGGCAACCGCGAATGCGGGCAATGCCCGTCCGGTGTGCCGGAGGATCTGCAGCAATATTGCGAGCAGGTACGTGTCAGCCGGCAGGGTTGA
- the groES gene encoding co-chaperone GroES: MKIRPLHDRVIVKRMEEERKTASGIVIPDSATEKPDQGEVLAVGKGKVSDDGKVRALDVKVGDRVLFGKYAGQSVKLDGEEVLVMREEDIMGIVE, encoded by the coding sequence ATGAAAATTCGTCCGCTGCACGACCGCGTGATTGTCAAACGCATGGAGGAAGAACGCAAGACCGCTTCCGGCATCGTGATTCCCGATAGCGCCACCGAAAAACCCGACCAGGGCGAAGTGCTTGCCGTGGGCAAGGGCAAAGTCAGTGACGACGGCAAAGTGCGCGCGCTGGATGTGAAAGTCGGCGACCGCGTGCTGTTCGGCAAATATGCCGGCCAGTCCGTCAAGCTGGACGGCGAAGAAGTGCTGGTGATGCGCGAGGAAGACATCATGGGCATCGTCGAATAA
- a CDS encoding Fic family protein, with amino-acid sequence MDGAILHTPPAAAELPERLIRLCAFANGMEADEPNFHPLIRALLLHFMLAYDRPFAEGNGRAARALFYWSMVRQGYWLMELVSISSVLRKAPAQYARAYLHTETDAGDTTYFILQQLNVIEQALDALKTYVQQRGQETRQLEQTLHSLGSTVDLNLRQLALLAGALKQRSNRYTVESHRRSHNVAYATARADLLALASLGLLEQRKRGRAWEFLAPADLPERMTRLGAEK; translated from the coding sequence ATCGATGGTGCAATACTGCACACGCCGCCCGCCGCTGCAGAGTTGCCGGAGCGGCTTATCCGTTTATGCGCGTTCGCCAACGGCATGGAAGCCGACGAGCCGAATTTTCATCCGCTCATCCGGGCCCTGCTGCTGCATTTCATGTTGGCTTACGATCGCCCTTTTGCGGAAGGCAACGGGCGTGCTGCCAGGGCATTGTTCTACTGGTCCATGGTGCGGCAGGGCTATTGGTTGATGGAGTTGGTGTCCATCTCCAGCGTGTTGCGCAAAGCGCCAGCGCAATATGCGCGCGCATACCTTCACACCGAAACCGACGCTGGCGATACGACCTACTTTATCCTGCAGCAACTGAATGTCATCGAGCAGGCGCTCGACGCGCTGAAAACCTACGTGCAACAACGTGGACAGGAAACCCGGCAGTTGGAACAAACGCTGCATAGTCTCGGCTCGACTGTGGATTTGAACTTGCGCCAGCTTGCCTTGCTCGCAGGTGCGCTCAAACAGCGTTCCAATCGCTATACGGTGGAAAGCCATCGGCGCTCGCATAACGTAGCATACGCTACAGCGCGAGCAGATTTGCTGGCTTTGGCCAGCCTGGGCCTGCTGGAACAGCGCAAACGCGGGCGTGCATGGGAGTTTTTGGCGCCGGCGGATTTGCCTGAGCGCATGACGCGTCTGGGAGCAGAGAAATAA
- a CDS encoding putative bifunctional diguanylate cyclase/phosphodiesterase has translation MLAELKQRIIEGQVHQVFSVPRILVVDDEPLLRDSLRDILLQNGYEASVARNGRDALVQIARQHFDAILLDLFMPDIHGTEVLDFIARRGLDTPVIVVSGDDSVDSVIDALRGGAQDFLRKPYQPDEMLKRVGNVIQRRRLELENRSMLQQMEQSEKWHRFLVNSSPDFIYTLDCEGRFTFVNDRVESLLGYRHEELLGQHYTVVVHDDDFAHAQYVFNERRTGKRASRYVELRLKCKDCTRPNAPDSRVLVVELNAIGMYEQSDNKFASRYLGTYGVAKDISERKKAQETIYYQAYHDLLTGLPNRVLFKDRLNLAIAQSRHNGEMFAVMCLDMDHFKVVNDTLGHVFGDQLLLAVAARLHGCLREGDTLARMGGDEFSLLLPQIGGIEVVASIADKVSGALGKPFHIDHRELFATVSIGVSLYPNDGETGDSLIKHADIALYHAKTCGRDNCQLFHMGMNVPLSNRLSLENDLRHALERNQLVAYYQPQVDLKRGHIVGFECLIRWQHPVRGLVSPAEFIPLAEETGMIAAIGEWMLNTACHQLKTWKTQGLPPVRLAINISPRQMEQPTFVDHILDTIHQHDLDQGVLEVEITENLIMKDVERTVEKLKQLSASGIKIAIDDFGTGYSSLNYLKKFPIHTIKIDQSFIADIERDGDTSIVTAIIAMAKGLHLNLIAEGVETENQLAFLRKMGCDEIQGFLLSEPLTAQAATTLLAENITLPAMFGGG, from the coding sequence ATGCTGGCAGAATTAAAACAGCGCATCATCGAAGGGCAGGTACACCAGGTATTCAGTGTACCGCGCATCCTGGTAGTCGATGACGAGCCGCTGCTGCGCGACAGCCTGCGCGATATTTTGCTGCAAAACGGTTACGAAGCCAGCGTGGCGCGCAATGGTCGCGACGCACTGGTGCAGATTGCGCGCCAGCACTTTGACGCCATCCTGCTGGACCTGTTCATGCCTGATATTCATGGCACCGAGGTACTGGATTTCATTGCCCGGCGCGGACTGGATACGCCGGTGATTGTGGTCAGTGGCGATGACTCGGTGGATTCGGTGATCGACGCGCTGCGTGGGGGGGCCCAGGATTTTTTGCGCAAGCCATACCAGCCCGATGAAATGCTCAAGCGTGTGGGAAACGTCATTCAGCGCCGCCGCCTGGAGCTGGAAAACCGCTCCATGCTGCAGCAGATGGAGCAGTCTGAAAAATGGCACCGGTTTCTGGTCAATAGCTCGCCTGATTTTATCTATACCCTGGATTGCGAAGGTCGTTTCACTTTCGTCAATGACCGCGTCGAATCACTACTGGGCTACAGGCACGAAGAGTTGCTCGGCCAGCATTACACCGTCGTGGTTCACGACGATGATTTTGCCCATGCCCAGTATGTGTTCAATGAGCGGCGTACCGGAAAACGCGCTTCGCGCTACGTTGAGTTGCGTCTGAAATGCAAGGACTGCACACGCCCCAACGCACCCGACAGCCGGGTTCTGGTGGTCGAGCTCAACGCGATCGGGATGTACGAGCAGTCTGACAACAAGTTTGCGTCGCGCTATCTGGGTACCTACGGCGTGGCGAAGGACATCAGCGAGCGCAAAAAAGCCCAAGAAACCATCTATTATCAGGCTTACCACGACCTGCTCACCGGCCTGCCCAATCGCGTGCTGTTCAAGGACCGCCTCAATCTCGCCATTGCCCAGTCGCGCCACAATGGCGAGATGTTCGCCGTAATGTGTCTGGACATGGATCACTTCAAGGTGGTCAACGATACGCTTGGCCATGTTTTCGGTGACCAATTGCTGCTTGCCGTCGCCGCACGCCTGCACGGATGCTTGCGTGAAGGCGATACGTTGGCGCGCATGGGTGGGGATGAGTTCAGTCTGTTGTTGCCACAAATCGGCGGTATCGAAGTGGTGGCGAGCATTGCCGACAAGGTGAGTGGCGCATTGGGCAAGCCATTTCACATCGACCATCGCGAATTGTTTGCCACGGTGAGCATAGGCGTATCGCTCTACCCCAACGACGGCGAAACGGGCGACAGCCTCATCAAGCACGCCGACATTGCGCTCTATCACGCCAAAACCTGCGGGCGTGACAATTGTCAGCTGTTTCACATGGGCATGAATGTGCCGTTATCCAACCGTCTGTCACTGGAGAACGACCTGCGCCATGCCCTGGAGCGTAATCAGCTGGTGGCATACTACCAGCCCCAGGTCGATCTTAAACGCGGACACATAGTTGGGTTCGAATGTTTGATACGCTGGCAACATCCGGTGCGTGGGCTGGTTTCACCTGCTGAATTCATCCCGCTTGCAGAAGAAACCGGCATGATCGCCGCTATTGGCGAATGGATGCTGAATACCGCATGCCATCAGCTCAAAACCTGGAAAACACAGGGGCTGCCACCGGTGCGGCTGGCCATTAACATTTCCCCGCGCCAGATGGAGCAGCCCACATTTGTCGACCATATTCTGGATACGATACACCAGCATGACCTGGATCAGGGCGTGCTGGAAGTGGAGATTACCGAAAACCTGATCATGAAAGACGTTGAGCGCACCGTTGAAAAGCTCAAACAGCTGAGTGCAAGCGGAATCAAGATTGCAATTGATGATTTCGGTACCGGTTACTCCTCACTCAATTATCTGAAGAAATTCCCCATCCACACCATTAAAATTGATCAATCCTTTATCGCGGATATTGAGCGCGACGGCGATACCTCGATCGTCACAGCGATCATTGCCATGGCCAAAGGCCTGCACCTGAACCTGATAGCCGAAGGGGTAGAGACAGAAAACCAGCTTGCCTTCCTGCGCAAGATGGGGTGTGACGAAATACAAGGTTTCCTGTTAAGCGAACCGCTAACAGCGCAGGCCGCTACCACTCTGCTGGCAGAAAACATCACTCTGCCGGCGATGTTTGGTGGTGGATAG
- the bioA gene encoding adenosylmethionine--8-amino-7-oxononanoate transaminase: MNNHDWLARSRTAVWHPCTQMKQLEGFPPVPITRGAGVWLYDFEGQRYLDAVSSWWVNLFGHCNPRINAALREQLEQIEHVMLAGFTHAPVIELSERLARLTGLGHAFYGSDGASAVEIALKMSFHYWRNSGQPGKTEFVSLQNSYHGETLGALSVTDVALFKDTYAPLLRHSVQVPSPDWRLAEPGESPEQYALRAAESLENHLAKHHAATAALIVEPLVQGAAGMGMYHPAYLRRARAICDRYGVHLIADEIAVGFGRTGTMFACEQAGIRADFICLSKGITGGYLPLSAVLTTDQVYAAFYDDATARGFLHSHSYTGNPLACRAALATLDIFEQDDVLATNQAKAIYWDRIAGPLREHPRIRNLRRTGMIMAFEVDQARAGFARHFYHAALARGLLLRPIGNTVYFMPPYVISEEELEMLVTNTICILQAAPGI; the protein is encoded by the coding sequence ATGAACAATCACGATTGGCTTGCGCGCAGCCGCACCGCCGTCTGGCACCCCTGCACGCAGATGAAACAACTGGAAGGCTTCCCGCCGGTGCCGATTACGCGCGGTGCAGGCGTGTGGCTGTACGACTTCGAGGGGCAGCGTTATCTGGATGCGGTGTCGAGCTGGTGGGTGAATCTGTTCGGTCACTGCAACCCGCGCATCAATGCCGCGCTGCGCGAGCAGTTGGAACAAATCGAACACGTCATGCTGGCTGGTTTTACGCACGCACCGGTGATTGAGCTATCGGAGCGACTGGCGCGCCTGACCGGACTGGGCCACGCGTTTTACGGCTCGGATGGTGCGTCGGCGGTGGAAATCGCGCTCAAGATGAGCTTCCATTACTGGCGCAACAGCGGCCAGCCGGGCAAGACTGAATTTGTCAGTCTGCAAAACAGTTATCACGGCGAAACACTGGGTGCGCTGTCGGTCACCGACGTCGCCCTGTTCAAGGACACCTACGCGCCGTTGTTGCGCCACAGCGTACAGGTTCCCAGCCCGGACTGGCGGCTGGCCGAGCCGGGAGAATCACCAGAGCAATATGCCCTGCGCGCGGCCGAATCACTGGAAAACCATCTCGCCAAACACCATGCGGCCACTGCCGCACTGATTGTCGAGCCGCTGGTGCAGGGCGCCGCGGGCATGGGCATGTACCATCCAGCCTATCTCAGGCGCGCGCGCGCGATCTGCGACCGCTACGGCGTGCACCTGATTGCGGACGAGATCGCCGTCGGGTTTGGACGCACCGGTACCATGTTTGCGTGCGAACAGGCGGGCATCCGGGCGGATTTTATCTGTTTGTCCAAGGGTATTACCGGCGGCTATTTGCCATTGTCGGCGGTGCTGACCACGGATCAGGTTTATGCTGCGTTCTACGACGATGCCACCGCGCGCGGCTTTTTGCATTCCCATTCCTACACCGGCAATCCGCTGGCCTGCCGTGCAGCACTGGCGACGCTGGACATCTTCGAACAGGACGATGTGCTGGCGACCAATCAGGCCAAAGCGATATATTGGGATCGCATTGCGGGGCCATTGCGTGAACATCCGCGTATCCGGAACTTGCGGCGTACCGGCATGATCATGGCGTTTGAAGTGGATCAGGCGCGCGCCGGTTTTGCCCGGCATTTTTATCACGCCGCGCTGGCACGCGGGCTCTTGCTGCGTCCCATCGGCAACACCGTATATTTTATGCCGCCTTACGTGATTAGCGAGGAGGAACTGGAAATGCTGGTAACGAACACCATATGCATATTACAAGCGGCGCCCGGCATTTAG
- the groL gene encoding chaperonin GroEL (60 kDa chaperone family; promotes refolding of misfolded polypeptides especially under stressful conditions; forms two stacked rings of heptamers to form a barrel-shaped 14mer; ends can be capped by GroES; misfolded proteins enter the barrel where they are refolded when GroES binds) — translation MPAKDVKFGDIARQKMMVGVNILADAVKVTLGPKGRNVVLDRAFGAPTITKDGVSVAKEIELKDKFENMGAQMVKEVSSKTSDVAGDGTTTATVLAQAMLKEGMKFVAAGMNPMDLKRGMDKAVTAIIAELQKISKPCTTGKEIAQVGSISANSDSSIGDIIAEAMDKVGKEGVITVEDGSGLQNELDVVEGMQFDRGYLSPYFINNADKQISLLDNPFVLLHDKKISNIRDLLPALEQVAKAGRPLLIIAEDVDGEALATLVVNNIRGILKTCAVKAPGFGDRRKAMLEDIAILTGGTVIAEEVGLTLDKITLAELGQAKRIEVGKDNTIIIDGAGKEDAIKGRITQINRQAEEATSDYDKEKLQERKAKLAGGVAVIKVGAATEVEMKEKKARVEDALHATRAAVEEGIVAGGGVALLRAKAGVNKLKGDNHDQDAGIKIVLRAIEEPLRQIVINCGDEASVVVNKVLEGKGNYGYNAATSEYGDMVEMGVLDPTKVTRTALQNAASVASLMLTTDAMVAELPEDKSAGGGGGGMGDMGGMGGMGGMM, via the coding sequence ATGCCTGCAAAAGACGTAAAATTCGGTGATATTGCCCGCCAAAAAATGATGGTCGGCGTGAACATTCTGGCCGACGCCGTTAAGGTAACCCTCGGCCCCAAAGGCCGTAACGTGGTGCTGGATCGCGCTTTCGGCGCCCCCACCATCACCAAGGACGGTGTCTCGGTGGCCAAGGAAATCGAGCTGAAGGACAAGTTCGAGAACATGGGTGCGCAGATGGTGAAGGAAGTCTCGTCCAAGACCTCCGACGTGGCCGGTGACGGCACCACCACTGCAACCGTGCTGGCTCAAGCCATGCTGAAGGAAGGCATGAAGTTTGTCGCCGCCGGAATGAATCCGATGGACCTTAAACGCGGCATGGACAAGGCTGTCACCGCCATCATCGCCGAGCTGCAAAAAATCTCCAAACCCTGCACCACCGGCAAGGAAATCGCTCAAGTGGGTTCCATCTCCGCCAACTCCGACAGCTCCATCGGCGACATCATCGCTGAGGCCATGGACAAAGTCGGCAAAGAGGGCGTGATTACCGTGGAAGACGGTTCAGGCCTGCAAAACGAGCTGGACGTGGTGGAAGGCATGCAGTTCGACCGCGGCTACCTGTCCCCTTACTTCATCAACAACGCCGACAAGCAAATCTCCCTGTTGGACAATCCTTTCGTGCTGCTGCATGACAAGAAAATCTCCAACATTCGCGACCTGCTGCCGGCACTGGAGCAAGTCGCCAAGGCTGGCCGCCCGCTGCTGATCATTGCTGAAGATGTGGACGGCGAAGCCCTGGCTACGCTGGTGGTGAACAATATCCGCGGCATCCTCAAGACCTGTGCGGTGAAAGCCCCTGGCTTCGGCGACCGTCGCAAGGCCATGCTGGAAGACATCGCCATCCTGACCGGCGGCACCGTGATCGCTGAAGAAGTCGGTCTGACGCTGGACAAAATCACGCTGGCCGAACTGGGTCAAGCCAAACGCATCGAGGTGGGTAAAGACAACACCATCATCATCGACGGCGCAGGCAAGGAAGACGCCATCAAGGGTCGCATCACCCAGATCAACCGCCAGGCTGAGGAAGCCACCAGCGACTACGACAAGGAGAAGCTGCAGGAACGCAAAGCCAAGCTGGCTGGCGGTGTTGCCGTGATCAAAGTCGGCGCGGCAACCGAAGTCGAAATGAAAGAGAAAAAAGCCCGCGTGGAAGACGCGCTGCACGCTACCCGCGCTGCGGTCGAGGAAGGCATCGTTGCCGGCGGTGGTGTGGCACTGCTGCGCGCCAAGGCTGGTGTCAACAAGCTGAAAGGCGACAACCACGACCAGGACGCCGGTATCAAGATCGTGCTGCGCGCGATCGAGGAACCGCTGCGCCAGATCGTCATCAACTGCGGCGACGAGGCCTCGGTGGTGGTCAACAAGGTGCTGGAAGGCAAGGGTAACTACGGCTACAACGCGGCGACCAGCGAGTACGGCGACATGGTGGAAATGGGTGTGCTCGATCCTACCAAGGTTACCCGCACCGCGCTGCAAAACGCCGCTTCCGTGGCCAGCCTGATGCTGACCACCGACGCCATGGTGGCGGAACTGCCGGAAGACAAATCCGCCGGCGGTGGCGGCGGTGGCATGGGCGACATGGGTGGTATGGGCGGCATGGGTGGCATGATGTAA